In Romboutsia lituseburensis, a genomic segment contains:
- a CDS encoding tRNA1(Val) (adenine(37)-N6)-methyltransferase, with protein sequence MDIQLKETERIDDLQLKGLKLIQDTTGFCFGIDAVLLANFAKVKRGANVADLGTGTGIIPILIAGKSEAKKVVGVEIQEEVHEMATRSVKLNNLEDRVQIINADIKTIDKKLEVHGYHVVTSNPPYMHEGGIKNPNDKKMISRHEVKCTLEDVIRAASRLTMPKGKFYMIHRPIRLVDISTLGRKYNLEPKQIQFVHPRAGKAPNLILVEFVKDGRPELKILDPLYVYGEDGNYTDEIKEIYANENIGE encoded by the coding sequence ATGGATATACAATTAAAAGAGACAGAAAGAATAGATGATTTACAGTTAAAAGGGCTAAAGCTTATACAGGATACTACTGGATTTTGTTTTGGTATAGATGCTGTATTGTTAGCTAATTTTGCTAAGGTAAAGAGAGGTGCTAACGTAGCTGATTTAGGGACAGGAACAGGTATAATACCAATATTAATAGCTGGAAAAAGTGAAGCTAAGAAAGTAGTAGGAGTAGAAATACAAGAAGAAGTACATGAAATGGCTACTCGTTCTGTAAAATTAAATAATTTAGAAGATAGAGTTCAAATAATAAATGCAGACATAAAAACTATAGATAAAAAGTTAGAAGTACATGGATATCATGTGGTAACTTCAAATCCTCCATATATGCATGAAGGGGGTATAAAAAATCCTAATGATAAAAAAATGATTTCAAGACATGAGGTTAAATGTACATTAGAAGATGTTATAAGAGCTGCATCAAGACTTACAATGCCAAAAGGTAAATTTTACATGATACATAGACCTATCAGATTAGTAGATATATCTACGTTAGGAAGAAAATACAACTTAGAGCCTAAGCAAATACAATTTGTACATCCAAGAGCAGGTAAAGCACCAAACTTAATTTTAGTTGAATTTGTTAAAGATGGAAGACCAGAGTTAAAGATACTAGATCCATTATATGTTTATGGTGAAGATGGAAATTATACAGATGAAATAAAAGAAATATATGCAAATGAAAATATAGGAGAATAA
- the rsmI gene encoding 16S rRNA (cytidine(1402)-2'-O)-methyltransferase: protein MSGKLYICPTPIGNLEDMTYRTVRILNEVDVIAAEDTRHSIKLLNHFEISKPLTSYHEHNKDFKGGYLIDKLLDGESIALISDAGMPGISDPGEDIIKQAIENNIEIEVLPGATASITALVGSGIETSKFAFEGFLDRDKKVRRKQLEEVKEETRTIIFYESPHRLKETLKDMLNILGNRKIALNRELTKKYQEVIREDIETAINIFNEKEVKGEFVLIVEGFKGEKTIKNSYEDLNEREYVITLIEEGMTKKDAIKAVCKDRKIKKDVVYKQVLDL from the coding sequence ATGAGTGGAAAATTATATATATGTCCTACACCTATAGGAAATTTAGAGGATATGACTTATAGAACGGTGAGAATATTAAATGAAGTAGATGTAATTGCAGCAGAAGATACAAGACATAGTATCAAGCTTTTAAATCACTTTGAAATTTCAAAACCTCTTACAAGTTATCATGAACACAATAAAGATTTTAAGGGTGGGTACTTAATAGATAAATTATTAGATGGTGAAAGCATAGCACTAATAAGTGATGCTGGTATGCCAGGAATATCTGACCCAGGAGAAGATATAATAAAACAAGCTATAGAAAACAATATAGAAATAGAAGTATTACCAGGAGCGACAGCATCTATAACAGCATTAGTTGGTTCAGGTATAGAAACAAGTAAATTTGCCTTTGAAGGATTTTTAGACAGAGATAAAAAGGTTAGAAGAAAACAGCTGGAAGAAGTAAAAGAAGAAACAAGAACCATAATCTTTTATGAATCACCTCATAGATTAAAAGAAACATTAAAAGATATGTTAAATATATTAGGAAATAGAAAAATAGCTTTAAATCGAGAACTTACAAAAAAATACCAAGAAGTAATAAGAGAAGATATAGAAACTGCTATAAATATATTTAATGAAAAAGAAGTTAAAGGTGAATTTGTATTAATTGTCGAGGGATTTAAAGGCGAAAAAACTATTAAAAATAGTTATGAAGATCTTAATGAACGAGAATATGTAATAACTTTAATAGAAGAAGGAATGACCAAAAAAGATGCTATAAAAGCAGTATGTAAAGATAGAAAAATAAAAAAAGATGTAGTATATAAACAAGTATTAGATTTATAA
- a CDS encoding nicotinate phosphoribosyltransferase, protein MRNLTLLTDLYQLTMLNGYFEKNIHEDIVVFDMFFRKNACNSGYTIVCGIEQFVEYINNIHFSEEDLKYLKSLNLFSDNFLTFLKDFKFTGDIYAVEEGTIMFPNEPILTVKAPLYQAQLIETALLTIVNFQSLIATKASRVCFAAQEDPVFEFGLRRAQGPDAGTYGARAAMIGGCSATANVLAGKLFDIPVVGTQAHSWIQKFDTELDAFKAYADIYPDKCLLLVDTYNVLNSGLPNAIKVFKDLREKGHKPMGIRLDSGDLQYLSKKCSKELNKEGFTDISITASNDLDEYAITALKAEGATINSWGVGTKLITSSDSPSLGGVYKLAASFNSNDEIEPKIKLSEDPEKINNPGYKKVVRIYNEYGKSEADLIMLHDEVIDDSKPLTIFHPLYTWKSKTFEKYTIKQLHKPLFINGVCKHNSKPVMQIREYVKNELDTLWDEYRRLSNPQTYKVDLSHELWSLKTTMIDSKKFL, encoded by the coding sequence ATGAGAAATTTAACGCTTCTTACTGATTTATATCAACTTACTATGTTAAATGGATATTTCGAAAAAAATATACATGAAGATATTGTTGTATTTGATATGTTTTTTAGAAAAAATGCATGCAACAGTGGATACACTATAGTTTGTGGAATTGAACAGTTTGTTGAATATATAAATAACATTCATTTTTCAGAGGAAGATTTAAAATATCTTAAAAGTTTGAACTTATTTTCTGATAATTTTTTAACGTTTTTGAAAGATTTTAAGTTTACCGGAGATATATATGCGGTGGAAGAAGGAACTATCATGTTCCCTAATGAACCTATACTTACTGTAAAGGCACCATTATACCAAGCTCAGCTTATTGAAACCGCTTTACTTACTATTGTTAATTTCCAATCACTGATAGCTACTAAAGCTTCTAGAGTTTGTTTTGCAGCCCAAGAGGATCCAGTATTTGAATTTGGATTAAGACGTGCTCAAGGTCCTGATGCAGGAACTTATGGGGCTAGAGCTGCTATGATAGGAGGATGTAGTGCAACTGCTAACGTACTAGCAGGAAAATTATTTGATATACCTGTGGTTGGTACACAAGCTCATAGTTGGATACAAAAATTTGATACTGAATTAGATGCATTTAAGGCCTATGCTGATATATATCCAGATAAGTGTTTACTATTAGTTGATACTTACAATGTATTAAATAGCGGTCTACCTAATGCTATTAAAGTTTTTAAAGATCTGAGAGAAAAAGGTCATAAACCTATGGGTATAAGACTAGACTCTGGAGACTTGCAATATTTATCTAAGAAATGTTCAAAAGAATTAAATAAAGAAGGATTTACAGATATTAGCATAACAGCTTCAAACGACCTTGATGAGTATGCCATAACTGCTCTAAAAGCTGAAGGGGCAACTATAAATTCATGGGGCGTTGGAACAAAGCTTATAACATCTTCTGATTCGCCATCTTTAGGCGGTGTCTATAAATTAGCCGCATCATTTAATAGTAATGATGAAATTGAACCTAAAATAAAACTATCAGAAGATCCTGAAAAAATAAATAATCCAGGCTATAAAAAAGTTGTTAGAATATATAATGAATATGGAAAATCTGAGGCAGATTTAATAATGTTGCATGATGAAGTTATTGATGATTCTAAGCCATTGACAATATTCCATCCATTATATACTTGGAAATCAAAAACATTTGAAAAATATACAATTAAACAGCTTCATAAACCTCTATTTATAAATGGAGTATGTAAACATAATAGTAAGCCTGTTATGCAAATAAGAGAATATGTGAAAAATGAATTAGATACTTTATGGGATGAATATAGAAGACTTTCAAATCCACAGACTTATAAAGTAGACTTATCTCATGAACTTTGGAGTTTGAAAACTACAATGATAGATTCTAAAAAATTCTTATAA
- a CDS encoding aminotransferase class I/II-fold pyridoxal phosphate-dependent enzyme, translating into MKTKIINQLKEIVDIDLISFHVPGHKLGKVYEKLGYLDIVKNIYKMDTTEISGTDNLHSPEGIIKESQDRAAQVFKSDKTYYLVNGSTCGIQSAIMGVCSPNDKIIVNRDCHQSVINACILGDIEPTYILPKINKETNILEGVDIKEVLETIDKNLDAKAILLTYPTYYGITYDLETICDYAHNRGMVVIVDEAHGSHLGLSTKLPRTALQQGADIVIQSAHKTLPSFTQSSMLHIKGDKVDCNKICSILRIIESSSPSYLLMASLDLAVDIYETKGEELMNDLLINIKDFEEKIKDNKLIDIYNEYDKTKIFISSKKLGITGYNLDTILRDKYNIQVELANYYGVLLICTIGNDRSDFKNMIDALNDISERYSLNKMINHIEYPMIIPEKVLNPREAFYKDKKNVKIYDSIGEVCGEYIIPYPPGISLLSPGEKISKEIIDYILLCNKKGMNISGIKDSNLEFIQIVKD; encoded by the coding sequence ATGAAAACTAAAATTATAAATCAATTAAAAGAGATAGTAGATATAGATTTAATATCATTTCATGTTCCAGGTCATAAATTAGGAAAAGTTTATGAAAAATTAGGATATTTAGATATAGTAAAAAATATATACAAGATGGATACAACTGAAATATCAGGGACTGATAATCTTCATTCTCCAGAAGGGATAATAAAAGAATCTCAAGATAGGGCAGCACAAGTTTTTAAGAGCGATAAAACTTATTATTTAGTTAATGGAAGTACTTGTGGAATACAATCTGCTATAATGGGAGTGTGCTCACCTAATGATAAAATTATAGTAAATAGAGATTGTCATCAATCAGTTATAAATGCATGTATTTTAGGAGATATAGAACCTACATATATATTACCTAAAATTAATAAAGAAACAAATATTTTAGAGGGTGTAGATATTAAAGAAGTTTTAGAGACTATTGATAAGAATTTAGATGCTAAAGCTATATTACTTACATATCCAACTTATTACGGTATTACATATGATTTAGAAACTATTTGTGATTATGCCCATAATAGAGGCATGGTAGTTATAGTTGATGAAGCTCATGGTTCGCATTTAGGTTTAAGCACTAAACTACCTAGAACAGCATTACAGCAAGGTGCAGATATTGTTATACAAAGTGCCCATAAGACTTTACCTTCATTTACTCAATCATCTATGTTACATATTAAAGGTGATAAGGTAGATTGCAATAAAATATGCTCTATATTAAGAATTATAGAATCTTCTAGTCCATCATATTTACTTATGGCATCATTAGATTTAGCAGTTGATATATACGAAACAAAAGGCGAAGAATTAATGAACGATCTATTAATAAATATAAAAGATTTTGAAGAAAAAATAAAAGATAATAAATTAATAGATATATATAATGAATATGATAAAACAAAGATATTTATATCTTCTAAAAAACTAGGTATTACAGGTTATAATTTAGATACAATTTTAAGAGATAAATATAATATACAGGTGGAACTAGCAAATTATTATGGAGTATTATTAATATGTACCATTGGAAATGATAGATCAGACTTTAAAAATATGATAGATGCATTAAATGATATTAGCGAAAGATATTCTTTAAATAAAATGATAAATCATATAGAATATCCAATGATTATACCGGAAAAAGTATTAAATCCTAGAGAAGCATTTTATAAGGATAAAAAAAATGTTAAAATATATGATAGCATAGGAGAAGTATGTGGAGAGTATATAATTCCATATCCTCCAGGGATAAGCTTACTTTCTCCAGGAGAAAAAATATCAAAGGAAATAATCGATTACATCTTATTGTGTAATAAAAAAGGAATGAATATTAGTGGAATAAAAGATTCCAACTTAGAATTTATACAGATTGTAAAAGACTAG
- a CDS encoding nucleoside recognition domain-containing protein, producing the protein MGKIWFYMLAIGILGSIFSNNLGELNKVILTEASRGVEFAISLAGVMALWMGIMNIAKDSGLIEKIGQKLNPLMRKLFPSIPPGHKAMSYMVMNIALNMVGAGNGATAFGLKAMDELQTLNHKKDTASNDMIMFLVINISSIQLIPFTMLKVRMDLGSQNPSEIILTTLFATVVSTIVAIITCKMLESRRRYR; encoded by the coding sequence ATGGGAAAAATATGGTTTTATATGCTTGCAATAGGAATATTAGGAAGTATATTTTCTAATAATTTAGGAGAATTAAATAAAGTTATTTTAACAGAAGCATCAAGAGGTGTAGAGTTTGCAATAAGCTTAGCCGGCGTAATGGCTCTATGGATGGGGATAATGAATATAGCTAAAGATTCAGGGTTGATTGAAAAAATTGGACAAAAACTTAATCCACTAATGAGAAAATTATTTCCGTCTATTCCTCCAGGTCACAAGGCAATGTCTTATATGGTTATGAATATAGCTTTAAATATGGTAGGGGCAGGTAATGGTGCTACAGCATTTGGATTAAAAGCGATGGATGAGCTTCAAACACTAAATCACAAAAAAGATACAGCGTCAAATGATATGATAATGTTTCTTGTGATAAATATATCCTCTATACAATTAATACCATTTACAATGCTAAAAGTAAGAATGGACTTAGGATCACAAAATCCATCAGAAATTATATTGACTACATTATTTGCAACAGTAGTATCAACAATAGTAGCTATAATTACATGTAAGATGCTTGAAAGTAGAAGGAGGTATAGATAA
- a CDS encoding Lrp/AsnC family transcriptional regulator, giving the protein MDITDHKIIEILQTDGRISMKDLGKIVGLTSPAVSERVKRLEESGIIEGYKAIVNPDALGRVIKAFIHISLPSNKYVDFIDEARRDPRIVECHHITGDDCSVLKVIVKDMYELENVIDSIKKIGSTKTSVILSTPIQAKSIL; this is encoded by the coding sequence ATGGATATTACAGATCACAAAATTATAGAAATACTTCAAACTGATGGTAGAATTTCTATGAAAGATTTAGGAAAAATAGTTGGATTAACTTCTCCTGCTGTTTCTGAAAGAGTTAAAAGATTAGAAGAATCAGGTATTATAGAAGGTTATAAAGCTATAGTTAATCCTGATGCTTTAGGTAGAGTTATAAAAGCATTTATTCATATATCTTTACCTAGTAATAAATATGTTGATTTTATCGACGAGGCTCGTAGAGATCCTAGAATAGTTGAGTGCCATCATATAACTGGTGATGACTGTTCTGTGTTAAAAGTTATAGTTAAGGATATGTACGAACTTGAAAACGTTATAGATTCTATAAAGAAAATAGGATCAACTAAGACTTCTGTTATATTATCAACACCTATACAGGCAAAATCTATATTATAA
- a CDS encoding DUF378 domain-containing protein, translating into MKKIALILVIIGALNWGAIGVFGVDLLGNIFGGTYEVWSRMIYFAVGIAGLYLSLTFGQLINNNS; encoded by the coding sequence GTGAAAAAAATTGCGTTGATTTTAGTCATTATAGGAGCACTTAACTGGGGAGCAATAGGTGTTTTTGGAGTTGATTTACTAGGGAATATTTTTGGTGGAACCTATGAAGTATGGAGCCGAATGATATACTTTGCAGTAGGTATAGCAGGATTATATTTATCTCTTACATTTGGACAATTAATAAATAATAATTCTTAA
- a CDS encoding spore maturation protein, producing the protein MELFSNILVPLIILYIIVYGRHKKIDIYDSFIKGAIDGLKSAWSIAPYIIGIFLAIGIFKTGKGIEMLEFLFKPIANLMSIPKELIGLIIVKPLSGSGALGMYTELAQRVGVDSLVEKMGSTIVGASETIFYTMAIYYGSLKIKNTRHTLHCAMICHIAGVIASVFICYIMFV; encoded by the coding sequence ATGGAATTGTTTTCTAATATATTAGTACCTTTAATAATTTTGTATATAATAGTTTATGGTAGACATAAAAAAATAGATATATATGATAGTTTTATAAAAGGAGCAATAGACGGATTAAAATCGGCTTGGTCTATAGCACCATATATAATAGGAATATTTTTAGCTATAGGAATTTTTAAAACAGGAAAAGGAATAGAGATGTTAGAGTTTTTATTCAAACCTATAGCTAATTTAATGAGCATACCAAAGGAACTTATTGGATTGATTATAGTCAAGCCTTTGTCTGGAAGCGGGGCTCTTGGTATGTATACAGAGTTAGCTCAAAGGGTAGGAGTTGATAGTCTAGTAGAAAAAATGGGTTCTACGATAGTTGGTGCTTCAGAAACAATATTTTATACAATGGCAATATATTATGGAAGTTTAAAAATAAAAAATACACGACATACTTTGCATTGTGCTATGATTTGCCATATAGCAGGCGTAATAGCATCAGTATTTATATGTTACATAATGTTTGTATAG
- a CDS encoding ATP-binding protein, whose product MYFRNIIGQEFAKKYLTNSIKQNKLSHAYMFEGIDGIGKKKLADELSKILLNSENIENSQDYINIYPDGNSIKIAQIRKLQTDIIIKPHKDYKIYVFNDAEKMTIEAQNALLKTLEEPPKYAIMILITSNKDALLDTIKSRCEIIKFLPISLLDLKKYLIKTGVEEQRSQLLATFSRGSIKKALELSESAEFAVMRDDIQSYIQTILDRNIVEILEIPNQMDKYKAEIISILDMIINYFRDIMILKEKVDKSMIINSDKITFVQNMGKKISYSQVSKIIDIIEETKKKIRSNCNFNISIQVMALNIYEVIK is encoded by the coding sequence ATGTATTTTAGAAATATAATAGGGCAAGAATTTGCTAAAAAATATTTAACAAATTCTATAAAACAGAATAAGTTAAGTCATGCCTATATGTTTGAGGGTATAGATGGAATAGGGAAAAAGAAGTTAGCTGATGAGTTATCTAAAATATTATTAAATAGTGAGAATATAGAAAATAGCCAAGATTATATAAATATATATCCTGATGGAAATAGTATAAAAATAGCTCAAATAAGAAAGCTACAAACTGATATAATTATAAAACCACACAAAGATTATAAGATATACGTTTTTAATGATGCAGAAAAAATGACTATAGAAGCTCAAAATGCATTATTAAAAACATTAGAAGAACCACCAAAATATGCGATAATGATTTTGATTACAAGTAATAAAGATGCTTTATTAGATACTATAAAATCTAGATGTGAGATAATAAAGTTTTTACCAATATCGTTATTAGACTTAAAAAAATACTTAATAAAAACAGGGGTAGAGGAACAGAGATCACAATTATTAGCAACATTTTCAAGAGGAAGTATAAAAAAGGCTTTAGAATTATCCGAATCAGCTGAGTTTGCTGTTATGAGGGATGATATACAGTCATACATACAAACTATACTTGATAGAAATATAGTTGAAATACTAGAAATACCTAACCAAATGGATAAATATAAGGCTGAAATAATAAGTATACTAGATATGATAATAAATTATTTTAGGGATATTATGATTTTAAAGGAAAAGGTAGATAAAAGTATGATAATTAATTCTGATAAAATAACATTTGTTCAAAATATGGGTAAAAAAATTAGTTATTCTCAAGTATCTAAGATTATTGATATAATAGAAGAAACAAAGAAAAAGATACGAAGCAATTGTAACTTTAATATCAGTATACAAGTGATGGCTTTGAATATATATGAGGTGATTAAATGA
- a CDS encoding HD domain-containing protein: MKLQNILKNSLCSESTYDKLIELDKDSILKEIIPQIGDMKNVGECKYHVVNAYEHSLNALKELEQTINRDNFFSSHLFGEIEAYLNTILKEGITKFQLLKLGVFLHDIGKPESKTVDDTGRAHFKGHEIVGEEIVINLGKSLGFDDQTINLLAKYVRYHMILLVLYKKNDMSKDNLFDIFKTLGDDVIGVLLLGYCDIVSTRKLLNPNEDSGVIKSYMEYILTNYLYRYKML; this comes from the coding sequence ATGAAACTACAAAATATATTAAAAAACAGTTTATGCAGTGAAAGTACCTATGATAAATTAATAGAGCTAGATAAAGACTCAATATTAAAAGAAATTATACCTCAAATTGGAGATATGAAGAACGTTGGAGAGTGTAAATATCATGTAGTTAATGCATACGAACACTCCCTAAATGCCTTAAAAGAGCTAGAACAAACTATTAATAGAGATAACTTTTTTTCTAGTCACTTATTTGGAGAAATCGAAGCTTATTTAAATACAATATTAAAAGAAGGCATTACAAAATTTCAATTATTAAAATTAGGTGTATTTTTACATGATATAGGTAAGCCTGAAAGCAAAACAGTTGATGATACAGGTAGAGCTCATTTTAAAGGACATGAAATCGTGGGAGAAGAGATTGTTATTAACTTGGGTAAATCATTGGGGTTTGATGACCAGACAATTAATTTACTTGCTAAGTATGTTAGGTATCATATGATATTATTAGTACTTTACAAAAAAAATGATATGAGTAAGGATAATTTATTTGACATCTTTAAAACTTTAGGAGATGACGTTATTGGAGTATTATTATTAGGGTATTGTGATATAGTATCGACAAGAAAACTTTTAAATCCTAATGAGGATTCGGGAGTTATAAAATCATATATGGAATATATATTAACTAATTATTTATATAGATATAAAATGCTATAA
- a CDS encoding dTMP kinase, with amino-acid sequence MSGKLIIIESGSDASGKATQTKKLYDRLKKDGYNVRKVEYPNYKSESSALVKMYLRGDFGKNPSDVDPYVASTFFAADRYASFKTEWEEFYNQGGIILADRYTTSNMVHQASKMDKEDRDKYLDWLSDYEFNMYKIPKPDCVVFLDVPIEFSKKLMENRKNKITGDSKKDIHESDINYLEKSYNNSLGIADKYKWNKIECVEKNSLRSIDSIHEDIYKIVTESIKSVER; translated from the coding sequence ATGAGCGGAAAGTTAATAATCATAGAAAGTGGATCAGATGCAAGTGGAAAAGCCACTCAAACTAAAAAATTATATGATAGACTTAAAAAAGATGGGTATAATGTAAGAAAAGTAGAATATCCAAATTATAAGTCAGAATCATCTGCGCTAGTAAAAATGTATCTTAGAGGTGACTTTGGAAAAAATCCATCAGATGTTGATCCATATGTAGCATCTACATTTTTTGCGGCAGATAGATATGCATCATTTAAAACGGAATGGGAGGAATTCTACAATCAAGGCGGAATAATACTGGCTGATAGGTATACAACGTCTAATATGGTGCACCAAGCGTCTAAGATGGACAAAGAAGATAGAGATAAATATTTAGACTGGTTGTCTGACTATGAGTTTAATATGTATAAAATACCAAAACCAGATTGTGTTGTATTTTTAGATGTACCAATAGAGTTTAGTAAAAAACTTATGGAAAATAGAAAAAATAAAATTACTGGAGATTCAAAAAAAGATATTCATGAAAGTGATATAAACTATTTAGAAAAATCTTACAATAATTCTTTAGGTATTGCAGATAAATATAAATGGAACAAAATAGAATGTGTAGAAAAAAATTCGCTAAGAAGCATAGATAGTATACATGAAGATATTTATAAAATAGTTACAGAAAGTATAAAATCTGTGGAGAGGTAA
- a CDS encoding PSP1 domain-containing protein — protein sequence MIKIVGVRFKSAGKIYYFDPVNLEVEKNQDVVVETARGLEYGTVVVGPKEIDENELVSPLKPIIRIAAPEDTKTYLENKEKAKETFELCQKKIKEHDLTMFLIDCEYTFDRNKLIFYFTAEGRIDFRELVKDLAAIFKTRIELRQIGVRDEAKSIGGLGPCGRSLCCSSWLGDFQPVSIKMAKDQSLSLNPTKISGICGRLFCCLKYEHDVYAEAIDVMPVVGAIVKVEEGKGKVIEINPLLEQVRVEFNDKTIKIYHREEVKILHEPKKCGGCMNLRAEGLDEATLRELKKLED from the coding sequence ATGATAAAGATAGTAGGTGTTAGATTTAAAAGTGCAGGTAAAATATACTATTTTGATCCTGTAAATTTAGAAGTTGAAAAGAATCAAGACGTGGTAGTAGAAACTGCTAGGGGATTAGAATATGGAACAGTAGTTGTTGGGCCAAAGGAAATAGATGAAAATGAATTAGTGTCACCATTAAAACCAATCATAAGAATAGCAGCACCTGAAGATACAAAGACATATCTTGAAAATAAAGAAAAAGCAAAAGAAACATTTGAATTATGCCAAAAGAAAATTAAAGAGCATGATTTAACTATGTTTTTAATAGATTGTGAATATACATTTGATAGAAATAAATTAATATTCTATTTTACTGCGGAAGGAAGAATAGATTTTAGGGAATTAGTAAAAGATTTAGCTGCTATATTTAAAACTAGAATAGAATTAAGACAAATTGGAGTAAGGGATGAAGCTAAATCAATAGGTGGATTAGGCCCATGTGGAAGAAGTTTATGTTGTTCATCTTGGCTAGGAGATTTCCAACCAGTATCAATAAAAATGGCTAAAGATCAAAGTTTATCTCTTAACCCTACTAAAATCTCAGGGATATGTGGAAGATTATTCTGCTGCTTAAAGTATGAGCATGACGTATATGCAGAAGCAATAGATGTAATGCCTGTAGTAGGAGCTATAGTAAAAGTTGAAGAAGGAAAAGGAAAAGTAATAGAAATAAATCCATTACTAGAACAAGTTAGAGTTGAATTTAATGATAAAACTATAAAAATATACCACAGGGAAGAGGTAAAGATATTACATGAACCTAAAAAATGTGGAGGATGTATGAATTTAAGAGCAGAGGGGCTTGATGAAGCTACTCTAAGAGAATTAAAAAAATTAGAAGACTAA
- the nrdG gene encoding anaerobic ribonucleoside-triphosphate reductase activating protein — protein MKIRISSSTTFDSIVDGPGLRMVVWTQGCIHNCKECHNPQTHDLCGGYEVDTQDIINKLKTLKLQRGITLSGGEPFLQPEALEEIARAAKQNNLDVWSYTGFTIEQLLDKNNPERFKNLNLLKQIDILVDGKFEISKKDFILKFRGSSNQRIIDVQKTLKLKKVVLVEEYMQDELCEAK, from the coding sequence ATGAAAATAAGAATATCATCTTCTACAACATTTGATAGTATTGTAGATGGGCCAGGACTAAGAATGGTAGTTTGGACACAAGGGTGTATTCATAATTGCAAAGAATGCCACAACCCTCAAACGCATGATTTATGCGGTGGATATGAGGTAGATACTCAGGATATAATAAATAAACTAAAAACCTTGAAATTACAAAGAGGTATTACGCTATCTGGAGGAGAACCATTTTTACAACCAGAAGCATTAGAAGAGATAGCTAGAGCAGCTAAACAAAATAACTTAGATGTATGGTCTTATACTGGATTTACAATAGAACAATTATTAGATAAAAATAATCCTGAAAGATTTAAAAATTTAAATTTATTAAAACAAATAGATATATTAGTAGACGGTAAATTTGAGATAAGTAAAAAAGATTTTATACTTAAATTTAGAGGATCTTCTAATCAAAGAATTATAGATGTTCAGAAAACACTGAAGCTGAAAAAAGTAGTGTTAGTTGAAGAATATATGCAAGATGAATTGTGTGAAGCTAAATAA